The following are encoded in a window of Oreochromis aureus strain Israel breed Guangdong linkage group 10, ZZ_aureus, whole genome shotgun sequence genomic DNA:
- the LOC116328506 gene encoding complement C1q-like protein 3 isoform X2, translating to MEIMVFFSLLLLVCSVSTNQTEADNEILDQQISNQQPCPQDIHAVLREMAVSLALQTERITVLQKENQDQTAKLKEMGRQKTEIDQLKLQSKEQAAKLETEIDQLKLHSEVKQVAFSASLVNQGREEIGPFTTRIILIFKRVVTNIGNAYNPYTGIFTAPVRGVYHFDWKVFGYGNIRAAAVLFRNGEHIFLAEENPTSGYVSASDGASLLLEVGDQVSVRLWTHSRIFDDQNHHTSFSGHLIFTM from the exons ATGGAGATCATGGTGTTTTTCTCGCTGTTGCTTCTGGTCTGCTCTGTTTCCACCAATCAGACAGAGGCAGATAATGAAATTCTTGACCAGCAGATTTCAAACCAACAACCCTGTCCACAGGACATCCATGCTGTGCTCAGAGAGATGGCAGTCTCACTGGCTCTACAGACAGAGCGGATCACTGTCCTACAGAAAGAGAATCAAG ATCAGACAGCAAAGCTGAAAGAAATGGGGAGACAGAAGACTGAGATTGACCAGCTGAAGCTGCAGTCCAAAG AACAAGCAGCAAAGCTGGAGACTGAGATCGACCAGCTGAAGCTGCACTCAGAAG tcaaACAGGTGGCTTTCTCAGCCTCTCTGGTGAATCAAGGCCGTGAAGAAATTGGACCATTTACCACTAGGATTATTCTGATCTTCAAACGTGTTGTCACAAACATTGGAAATGCCTACAACCCATACACAG GTATTTTCACTGCACCAGTGAGAGGAGTCTACCACTTTGACTGGAAGGTATTCGGATATGGAAACATTCGTGCAGCTGCTGTGTTGTTCAGGAATGGAGAGCACATTTTTCTGGCAGAGGAAAATCCAACATCTGGTTATGTGAGTGCATCCGATGGAGCCTCACTGCTTCTAGAGGTTGGAGATCAGGTGTCTGTACGTCTCTGGACACATTCAAGGATATTTGACGATCAAAACCATCATACCAGTTTCAGTGGTCATCTGATTTTCACCATGTGA
- the LOC116328506 gene encoding uncharacterized protein LOC116328506 isoform X1: MEIMVFFSLLLLVCSVSTNQTEADNEILDQQISNQQPCPQDIHAVLREMAVSLALQTERITVLQKENQDQTAKLKEMGRQKTEIDQLKLQSKEQAAKLETEIDQLKLHSEEQQAKLETEINQLKQEVQEQEVKLETEINQLKQEVQVKQVAFSASLVNQGREEIGPFTTRIILIFKRVVTNIGNAYNPYTGIFTAPVRGVYHFDWKVFGYGNIRAAAVLFRNGEHIFLAEENPTSGYVSASDGASLLLEVGDQVSVRLWTHSRIFDDQNHHTSFSGHLIFTM; this comes from the exons ATGGAGATCATGGTGTTTTTCTCGCTGTTGCTTCTGGTCTGCTCTGTTTCCACCAATCAGACAGAGGCAGATAATGAAATTCTTGACCAGCAGATTTCAAACCAACAACCCTGTCCACAGGACATCCATGCTGTGCTCAGAGAGATGGCAGTCTCACTGGCTCTACAGACAGAGCGGATCACTGTCCTACAGAAAGAGAATCAAG ATCAGACAGCAAAGCTGAAAGAAATGGGGAGACAGAAGACTGAGATTGACCAGCTGAAGCTGCAGTCCAAAG AACAAGCAGCAAAGCTGGAGACTGAGATCGACCAGCTGAAGCTGCACTCAGAAG AACAACAAGCAAAGCTAGAGACCGAGATCAACCAGCTGAAGCAGGAAGTGCAAG AACAAGAAGTAAAGCTAGAGACCGAGATCAAccagctgaaacaggaagtacaag tcaaACAGGTGGCTTTCTCAGCCTCTCTGGTGAATCAAGGCCGTGAAGAAATTGGACCATTTACCACTAGGATTATTCTGATCTTCAAACGTGTTGTCACAAACATTGGAAATGCCTACAACCCATACACAG GTATTTTCACTGCACCAGTGAGAGGAGTCTACCACTTTGACTGGAAGGTATTCGGATATGGAAACATTCGTGCAGCTGCTGTGTTGTTCAGGAATGGAGAGCACATTTTTCTGGCAGAGGAAAATCCAACATCTGGTTATGTGAGTGCATCCGATGGAGCCTCACTGCTTCTAGAGGTTGGAGATCAGGTGTCTGTACGTCTCTGGACACATTCAAGGATATTTGACGATCAAAACCATCATACCAGTTTCAGTGGTCATCTGATTTTCACCATGTGA